Proteins from one Streptomyces sp. NBC_00390 genomic window:
- a CDS encoding alpha/beta fold hydrolase: MTAGLHIEESGDQGPLLLCLHGIGSSSAAFAPQLAELGRHARVVAWDAPGYAKSADPADPLTLDDFADAAAALIRERGGSAHALGVSWGGVIALRLAVRHPGLVASLIVADSSPGSGTDPAKAAAMRARATELAEAGPRAFAELRAPRLVSAGASEDLVRRVTDTMADSVRLPGYAYAAESMAAADLRGELARITAPTLVLCGDQDRITGTEASQAIAGAIQRTAYVIVKDAGHLANQEQPAHFNAWVLSHLRIADRIPE, translated from the coding sequence GTGACGGCCGGCCTGCACATCGAGGAGTCGGGGGACCAGGGACCGCTGCTGCTGTGCCTGCACGGGATCGGCTCCTCGTCGGCCGCGTTCGCGCCGCAGCTCGCCGAGCTGGGACGCCACGCACGCGTCGTCGCCTGGGACGCCCCGGGGTACGCCAAGTCGGCCGACCCGGCCGACCCGTTGACGCTCGACGACTTCGCCGACGCCGCCGCCGCGCTGATCCGCGAGCGCGGGGGGAGCGCCCATGCCCTGGGCGTGTCCTGGGGCGGGGTGATCGCCCTGCGGCTCGCCGTCCGCCATCCCGGGCTGGTCGCCTCGCTGATCGTGGCCGACTCCAGCCCGGGCTCGGGCACGGACCCGGCGAAGGCGGCGGCCATGCGGGCCCGGGCCACCGAGCTGGCCGAGGCCGGTCCCCGGGCGTTCGCCGAACTGCGCGCACCCCGCCTGGTGTCCGCAGGCGCATCCGAGGACCTGGTACGGCGGGTGACCGACACCATGGCGGACTCCGTCCGCCTGCCCGGCTACGCCTACGCCGCCGAGTCGATGGCCGCCGCCGACCTGCGCGGCGAACTGGCCCGGATCACGGCTCCCACCCTCGTCCTGTGCGGCGACCAGGACCGGATCACCGGCACCGAAGCCTCCCAGGCCATCGCCGGCGCCATTCAACGGACCGCCTACGTGATCGTCAAGGACGCCGGTCACCTGGCCAACCAGGAGCAGCCCGCGCACTTCAACGCCTGGGTGCTCTCCCACCTCCGCATCGCGGACCGCATCCCCGAATGA
- a CDS encoding aldehyde dehydrogenase, producing MPRFTTDILIAGQWRRGAGAPVETVDPATGRVLATVHTASVEEVDEAARAAAQAAADPAWRDLLPHRRAQLLHRIAELVEEAADELSAVQTADTGKTLAETKALALSAAATFRYTAAALETAEETITPSRGDYVTMSVHEPIGVVAAVNPWNSPVASDAQKIAPALAAGNAILLKPAAWTPLVSLALGQLITRALAEFGLPTALLSVLPGSGRLVGDAVVTHPLVRRIGFTGGTDTGRSIAAVAAAKLIPASLELGGKSPTIVRADADVPQALAGVMYGIFSSSGQSCIAGSRLFVARGIYDEFVGELVERVRGLRVGPGTAPGTQVGPLVHHRHRDTVAAYVDLAREEGGRVLCGGGAPEGEEYAHGAYYLPTVIDGLPNTARVCQEEIFGPVLIALPYDDEDDLVRQANDSVYGLACGIWTRDHRAAWRLARRIEAGTVWINTYKQFSISTPFSGMKDSGLGTEKGRDAIRAYQRQKSLYWSTSGTPLPWAG from the coding sequence ATGCCTCGCTTCACCACCGACATCCTGATCGCGGGCCAGTGGCGGCGCGGCGCGGGCGCCCCCGTCGAGACCGTGGACCCGGCCACCGGCCGGGTGCTCGCCACCGTCCACACCGCATCGGTCGAGGAGGTCGACGAGGCCGCCCGCGCGGCAGCGCAGGCAGCGGCCGACCCGGCCTGGCGGGACCTGCTGCCCCACCGGCGCGCCCAGCTGCTCCACCGCATTGCGGAGCTCGTAGAGGAGGCGGCGGACGAGCTGTCGGCCGTGCAGACCGCCGACACCGGCAAGACCCTCGCCGAGACCAAGGCGCTCGCGCTGAGCGCCGCCGCCACCTTCCGCTACACCGCGGCGGCCCTCGAGACGGCGGAGGAGACGATCACTCCTTCGCGCGGCGACTACGTCACGATGAGTGTGCACGAGCCGATCGGCGTCGTCGCGGCCGTCAACCCGTGGAACTCGCCGGTCGCCAGCGACGCACAGAAGATCGCCCCCGCGCTCGCGGCCGGGAACGCGATCCTGCTCAAGCCGGCCGCCTGGACCCCGCTGGTCTCCCTCGCCCTGGGGCAGTTGATCACCCGGGCACTGGCCGAGTTCGGCCTGCCCACGGCGCTGCTGTCCGTCCTGCCCGGCAGCGGACGGCTGGTCGGCGACGCCGTCGTCACCCACCCGCTGGTCCGCCGGATCGGATTCACCGGTGGTACGGACACCGGCAGGTCCATCGCCGCCGTCGCCGCCGCCAAGCTGATCCCCGCCTCCCTCGAACTGGGCGGCAAGTCCCCGACGATCGTCCGCGCCGACGCCGACGTTCCGCAGGCCCTGGCGGGCGTGATGTACGGGATCTTCTCCTCCAGCGGCCAGTCCTGCATCGCCGGGTCGCGGCTGTTCGTGGCACGCGGGATCTACGACGAGTTCGTCGGCGAACTGGTCGAGCGGGTGCGGGGGCTCCGCGTCGGTCCCGGCACCGCCCCCGGCACCCAGGTCGGTCCCCTCGTCCACCACCGGCACCGGGACACCGTCGCCGCCTATGTCGACCTCGCCCGCGAGGAGGGCGGGCGGGTGCTGTGCGGCGGCGGCGCACCCGAGGGAGAGGAGTACGCACACGGCGCGTACTACCTCCCGACGGTCATCGACGGGCTGCCCAACACCGCCCGGGTGTGCCAGGAAGAGATCTTCGGCCCGGTGCTGATCGCACTGCCCTACGACGACGAGGACGACCTGGTCCGTCAGGCCAACGACTCCGTGTACGGCCTGGCCTGCGGCATCTGGACCCGCGACCACCGGGCCGCGTGGCGGCTGGCGCGGCGCATCGAGGCGGGCACGGTCTGGATCAACACCTACAAGCAGTTCAGCATCTCCACCCCCTTCAGCGGGATGAAGGACAGCGGCCTCGGCACCGAGAAGGGCCGGGACGCGATCCGCGCCTACCAGCGGCAGAAGTCCCTGTACTGGAGCACCTCCGGCACGCCCCTGCCCTGGGCCGGATAG
- a CDS encoding aspartate dehydrogenase domain-containing protein — MTRIRKVGVVGWGAIGRVVGTALAEQSVPGAELVCIVDNRPIGDSAPAPQVTFGEALERCDLVVEAAGQGVVREWGERVLAAGTDLLIASTGALTDEDLAKRLLAAGPGRVYFTGGAVGGLDLLQAVRSLGPLHNVRLTTTKLPATLEQPWMDEELLTRMRSATGPVEVMSGSARDVPVKFPKSTNVAASVALAVGDLDAVRVRVVADPGAHHTRHVVEASGAHGTYRFDVAHLPDAGNPATSQVVPYAVLRSLAALAGRTGQIL, encoded by the coding sequence ATGACCCGCATCCGCAAGGTCGGAGTCGTCGGCTGGGGCGCCATCGGCCGGGTCGTCGGCACGGCGCTGGCCGAACAGTCCGTGCCCGGCGCCGAGTTGGTGTGCATCGTCGACAACCGGCCGATCGGTGACAGCGCGCCCGCGCCGCAGGTCACCTTCGGCGAAGCCCTCGAGCGCTGCGACCTTGTCGTCGAGGCGGCGGGGCAGGGCGTCGTCCGCGAGTGGGGCGAGCGCGTCCTCGCCGCCGGGACCGATCTGCTGATCGCCTCGACCGGCGCGCTGACGGACGAGGACCTCGCCAAGCGGCTGCTCGCGGCCGGACCGGGACGGGTGTACTTCACCGGCGGTGCCGTCGGCGGCCTCGACCTTCTTCAGGCCGTACGCTCCCTCGGTCCGCTCCACAACGTGCGGCTGACCACCACCAAGCTGCCCGCCACCCTCGAACAGCCCTGGATGGACGAGGAGTTGCTGACCCGTATGCGCTCGGCGACCGGTCCGGTCGAGGTCATGTCCGGCAGCGCGCGCGACGTTCCCGTGAAGTTCCCCAAATCGACGAACGTCGCGGCCTCGGTCGCCCTGGCCGTCGGCGACCTGGACGCTGTGCGGGTCCGGGTCGTCGCCGACCCCGGCGCCCACCACACGCGGCATGTCGTCGAGGCGTCGGGAGCCCACGGGACATACCGCTTCGACGTCGCGCATCTGCCGGACGCCGGCAACCCGGCCACCAGCCAGGTCGTGCCGTACGCGGTGCTGCGCAGTCTCGCGGCACTGGCCGGGCGGACGGGACAGATCCTGTGA
- a CDS encoding VOC family protein has protein sequence MSHPPIARLRALRSVELLTPAFGEAADFYAEAWGLAVVESQHDAVWLRGTGEEHHALQLTRSHRIGLGRISFAVATPAEVDEAARRLLARGITPVAGPGRLDQVGGGYGLRFTDHEGRLIELSAETWAVTPRDRDEAVPVGVTHAVLNTTDIDASVAFYCDVLGLRVSDWSEHQMAFLRCNADHHCIAFNQAEWASLNHVAYEMSSVDHFMRGLGRLRHHGVSPQWGPGRHGPGDNTFSYFTDPTGLVCEYTSEVAQVVEDRWIAKVWRRTPELSDLWGTAGAPSKEIRCHMAGSPDPGPLSTAALSQEVPA, from the coding sequence ATGTCCCATCCCCCCATTGCCCGGCTGCGCGCCCTGCGCTCGGTCGAGCTCCTCACCCCGGCCTTCGGCGAGGCCGCCGACTTCTACGCCGAGGCCTGGGGCCTCGCGGTCGTGGAGTCCCAGCACGACGCCGTCTGGCTCCGCGGCACCGGCGAGGAGCACCACGCGCTCCAGCTGACCCGCTCGCACCGCATCGGTCTCGGCCGCATCAGCTTCGCCGTCGCCACCCCAGCCGAGGTGGACGAGGCGGCCCGCCGGCTGCTGGCCCGCGGCATCACGCCCGTAGCCGGACCCGGCCGCCTCGACCAGGTCGGCGGCGGCTACGGCCTGCGCTTCACCGACCACGAGGGCCGGCTGATCGAGCTGTCCGCCGAGACCTGGGCCGTCACCCCGCGCGACCGGGACGAGGCCGTGCCGGTCGGTGTCACCCACGCCGTGCTCAACACCACCGACATCGACGCCTCCGTCGCCTTCTACTGCGACGTGCTGGGTCTGCGCGTCTCCGACTGGTCGGAGCACCAGATGGCGTTCCTGCGCTGCAACGCCGACCACCACTGCATCGCCTTCAACCAGGCCGAGTGGGCGTCCCTCAACCATGTGGCGTACGAGATGAGTTCGGTCGACCACTTCATGCGAGGGCTCGGCCGGCTGCGGCACCACGGCGTCAGCCCCCAGTGGGGCCCGGGCCGGCACGGACCCGGCGACAACACCTTCTCCTACTTCACCGACCCGACCGGCCTGGTCTGCGAGTACACCTCCGAGGTCGCGCAGGTGGTCGAGGACCGCTGGATCGCCAAGGTGTGGCGGCGTACCCCCGAACTGTCCGACCTGTGGGGCACGGCGGGCGCACCTTCCAAGGAGATCCGCTGCCACATGGCCGGGTCGCCCGACCCTGGGCCGCTCTCCACGGCCGCCCTTTCCCAGGAGGTCCCGGCATGA